One window of the Thermodesulfomicrobium sp. WS genome contains the following:
- a CDS encoding efflux RND transporter permease subunit, whose protein sequence is MIKTAISRRVSTAILALGLAIFGALNLNMLPVDFLPSVKYPLIKLSIVWPGATPEDIDRNLADPIERQLSSVDGLDFLSSSSMEGLYQLDVNYRYGVDIDVAYQDTLAAFARSSKDLPPDIEAPVIIKADPSQLPIVQAVFASESMSLTELRTWIDSWLTQRLLAAGGVAAVDVAGGLKREIRILVDTDKLERHGLSLDVVERRLKEENLQRVGGRVTGGQRETIVRTMGEFTGMEAIRDLVLVRGEGEARVRLRDVAQVEDSHEEVRLITRLNGKPAVKVNIIKQADANTVQTVRNVERRLAELAPSFPADIRYTLVENQADYINDSIKGVRNTALEALALVVLVLFLFLGNPRQVLIIAIALPFALLVNFFLMRLAGFSLNIFSLGGLVVAIGVLPDASIIVVENITRLRGLLKEGTSCSIAETATREVGGAILAATITFIALFSPFLLVPGLITLLFRELVLVVLGLMVIAGVGAITLTPMLGGLILRGGHNENSWSERMNRGLQAGYGWLLRHALRFRIVTVGVFIGLAVIGVFLFQKAGAEFFPAVDDGRIVVKVRMPAGAALGRMDEINKQVEALVLGDERVRSVFTLTGGAVRGLYTNKIGNEGEVDIELVPPSKRDLTTTEFIKELRPKVAKLHAPGATLAVNQAKMRGIRSLGQADIEVEINGSDIDSLFTLANDVAGRLKQRPELINVYISLDSSKPEWQVDIDRTKAAEYGLSVAAIASSLHGYIGGDVPTRYREASDLYDIRVIVPEQRLRSRSDVENLIITTPSGGYVRLRDVAQVHPATGPVEIIRKNQVKQVIVRCDPAGTDLNTGKAAVTSVLSEIAWPTGYGYSLGGKALQMAEMQGVVKSILGYALFFSFIVLAVQFNNMRLPLVILFAAPFCLTGLGYGLWLGGQPFGATVIIAAMIVLAANVIDGVLLIETAEHQRKDGVPLMEATLHAGLSRLRPRLMTVLPAVLGFTPLAFALEEGGELLRPMAAAAIGGLLLNVFVALFLVPVLYTFLASRQSSSVPEADDSVR, encoded by the coding sequence ATGATCAAGACCGCCATATCGCGCCGGGTGTCCACGGCGATCCTGGCATTGGGGCTGGCTATCTTCGGGGCCTTGAACCTGAACATGCTGCCCGTGGATTTTCTGCCGTCGGTCAAATATCCACTCATCAAACTGTCCATTGTCTGGCCCGGAGCGACCCCCGAAGACATCGACCGTAACCTCGCCGATCCTATCGAACGCCAGCTCTCATCCGTCGACGGGCTGGACTTCCTGTCTTCCAGTTCCATGGAAGGCCTGTATCAGCTCGACGTCAACTATCGCTACGGCGTCGACATCGACGTCGCCTATCAAGATACGCTGGCCGCCTTTGCGCGGTCGTCCAAGGATCTTCCTCCGGATATCGAAGCCCCGGTCATCATCAAGGCCGATCCTTCGCAACTGCCCATCGTGCAGGCGGTCTTCGCGTCCGAAAGCATGAGCCTGACGGAGCTGCGGACCTGGATCGACTCCTGGCTGACCCAGCGCCTGCTGGCCGCCGGAGGCGTGGCGGCCGTGGATGTGGCGGGGGGGCTCAAGCGTGAAATCCGCATCCTTGTGGACACCGACAAGCTGGAGCGTCACGGACTGAGCCTGGACGTGGTCGAACGCCGCCTGAAGGAGGAGAATCTGCAGCGTGTCGGCGGCAGGGTCACGGGCGGACAGCGCGAGACCATCGTGCGCACCATGGGGGAATTCACGGGGATGGAGGCCATCCGCGACCTGGTCCTGGTCCGGGGCGAGGGGGAGGCGAGAGTCCGCTTGCGTGACGTGGCCCAAGTCGAAGATTCTCACGAAGAGGTGCGGCTGATCACCCGGCTGAACGGCAAACCGGCAGTGAAAGTCAACATTATCAAGCAGGCCGACGCCAACACCGTGCAGACGGTTCGAAATGTCGAACGTCGGCTGGCCGAGTTGGCCCCATCGTTTCCAGCGGATATCAGATACACGCTGGTCGAGAACCAGGCCGACTACATCAACGACTCGATCAAGGGCGTGCGCAACACGGCCCTGGAGGCGCTGGCACTCGTCGTACTCGTGCTGTTTCTGTTCTTGGGCAATCCTCGACAGGTGCTCATCATCGCCATCGCTTTGCCGTTTGCCTTGCTGGTCAACTTCTTCCTGATGCGTCTGGCCGGCTTTTCCTTGAACATTTTCTCCCTCGGGGGACTGGTTGTCGCCATCGGCGTCCTGCCCGACGCCTCCATCATCGTGGTCGAGAACATCACCCGGCTGCGTGGATTGCTCAAAGAGGGCACATCCTGTTCCATTGCCGAGACGGCCACCCGGGAGGTCGGCGGCGCGATCCTCGCGGCGACGATCACGTTCATCGCCCTGTTTTCCCCGTTCCTTTTGGTGCCAGGGTTGATCACACTGCTTTTCAGAGAGCTCGTTCTGGTCGTGCTCGGCCTTATGGTCATTGCGGGCGTGGGCGCCATCACCCTTACACCCATGCTCGGGGGCTTGATCCTGCGCGGCGGGCACAATGAGAATTCCTGGAGCGAGAGGATGAACAGGGGGCTGCAGGCCGGTTACGGCTGGCTGCTGCGTCATGCTTTGAGGTTCAGGATTGTGACCGTGGGTGTCTTTATCGGGTTGGCAGTTATCGGCGTGTTCCTTTTCCAGAAAGCGGGTGCGGAATTTTTCCCGGCCGTGGACGATGGTCGGATCGTCGTCAAGGTGCGCATGCCTGCAGGCGCGGCCCTGGGGCGCATGGACGAGATCAACAAGCAGGTCGAGGCGCTGGTGCTCGGGGATGAGCGCGTGCGCAGCGTGTTCACGCTCACAGGCGGAGCGGTGCGCGGATTGTATACGAACAAGATCGGCAACGAAGGCGAAGTCGATATTGAGCTCGTCCCGCCCTCAAAGCGCGATCTGACCACCACGGAATTCATCAAGGAGCTGCGCCCCAAAGTCGCCAAGCTGCACGCTCCGGGAGCCACCCTGGCGGTCAATCAGGCCAAGATGCGCGGCATTCGTTCCCTTGGGCAGGCTGACATCGAGGTCGAGATCAATGGCTCGGATATCGACAGCCTCTTCACCTTGGCCAATGACGTGGCTGGGCGACTCAAGCAGCGGCCGGAACTGATCAATGTGTACATCTCCCTGGATTCTTCCAAACCCGAATGGCAGGTGGATATCGATCGCACCAAGGCGGCTGAATACGGGCTCAGCGTCGCCGCCATCGCTTCATCGCTGCACGGCTATATCGGGGGTGATGTTCCCACCCGCTACCGCGAGGCCAGCGATCTGTATGACATCCGCGTCATCGTGCCGGAACAGCGTCTGCGCTCGCGCAGTGACGTGGAAAATCTCATCATCACGACTCCATCGGGCGGTTATGTGCGATTGCGGGACGTGGCGCAGGTACATCCGGCCACGGGGCCCGTCGAAATCATCCGCAAGAATCAGGTCAAGCAGGTCATCGTTCGTTGCGATCCTGCGGGAACGGATCTGAACACGGGCAAGGCTGCGGTCACATCCGTTCTCTCCGAAATCGCCTGGCCCACTGGCTATGGGTACTCTCTCGGCGGCAAGGCCCTGCAGATGGCCGAGATGCAGGGTGTAGTCAAAAGCATCCTTGGCTACGCCCTGTTCTTTTCCTTCATCGTGCTTGCCGTGCAATTCAACAACATGCGCTTGCCACTGGTCATCCTGTTCGCTGCCCCCTTTTGTCTCACAGGGCTTGGCTACGGACTTTGGCTGGGAGGGCAGCCTTTCGGCGCCACGGTCATCATCGCGGCCATGATCGTGCTGGCGGCCAACGTCATCGACGGCGTGCTTTTGATCGAAACGGCGGAACATCAGCGCAAGGACGGCGTTCCGCTTATGGAGGCGACCCTTCATGCGGGCTTGAGCCGTTTGCGGCCTCGGCTCATGACGGTATTGCCGGCCGTTCTCGGGTTCACCCCCCTGGCGTTCGCCCTTGAAGAAGGCGGTGAATTGCTGCGCCCCATGGCCGCGGCGGCCATCGGAGGATTGCTGCTCAATGTTTTTGTGGCCCTTTTTCTTGTGCCCGTGCTGTACACGTTCCTCGCTTCCCGCCAATCCTCATCCGTGCCTGAAGCCGACGATAGTGTCCGGTAA
- a CDS encoding [FeFe] hydrogenase, group A yields the protein MERIIMEKVGYEDHAPDPKANPDELYFIKIDPEKCIGCDTCQQYCPTNAVYGETGEAHSIPHIELCINCGQCLTHCPVGAIYEAQSWVSEIEKKLKDPNIKVIAMPAPAVRYALGDCFGMPVGSVSTGKMLSALQKLGFDHVWDNEFTADVTIWEEGTEFIGRLTKKIDAPLPQFTSCCPGWHKYVESFYPELLPHLSTAKSPIGMMGALAKTYGADTMKYDRAKVYTVSIMPCTAKKYEGMRPDLWSSGYHDIDATIDTRELAYMIKKAGIDFANLPDGSRDTLMGESTGGATIFGVTGGVMEAALRYAYQAVTSKKPETWDFKLVRGLGGLKEGTVTVGDVKVNVAVVHGAKRFRDVCETIKSGKAPWHFVEFMACPGGCVCGGGQPIMPGVLESMDRTTTKFYAGLKKRLRMMAENKA from the coding sequence ATGGAACGGATCATCATGGAAAAAGTGGGGTATGAAGACCACGCTCCGGATCCCAAGGCGAATCCGGATGAACTGTACTTCATCAAGATTGACCCAGAAAAATGTATTGGTTGTGACACTTGCCAGCAGTACTGTCCTACCAATGCCGTATATGGTGAGACAGGAGAAGCGCATAGCATTCCTCATATTGAACTATGTATCAATTGCGGCCAATGTCTGACGCATTGTCCTGTTGGAGCAATTTATGAGGCTCAGTCTTGGGTTTCTGAGATTGAGAAGAAACTCAAAGATCCAAATATCAAAGTCATAGCAATGCCTGCGCCTGCTGTTCGGTATGCTTTGGGGGATTGCTTTGGGATGCCTGTTGGATCAGTTTCCACAGGAAAGATGCTCAGTGCATTGCAGAAACTTGGCTTTGATCATGTGTGGGACAATGAGTTCACGGCCGATGTGACCATCTGGGAGGAGGGTACGGAGTTCATTGGTCGGCTCACCAAAAAGATCGACGCCCCCTTGCCGCAGTTTACGTCGTGCTGTCCGGGCTGGCACAAATATGTGGAGTCGTTCTATCCAGAACTTCTTCCGCATCTCTCCACGGCCAAGTCGCCCATTGGCATGATGGGGGCTTTGGCCAAGACCTACGGCGCTGATACCATGAAGTATGATCGCGCCAAAGTTTATACGGTCTCTATCATGCCGTGCACGGCCAAGAAGTACGAAGGGATGCGTCCGGATTTGTGGTCCAGTGGTTACCATGACATCGACGCGACCATCGACACGCGTGAATTGGCGTATATGATCAAGAAGGCGGGGATTGACTTCGCGAACCTTCCCGATGGCTCTCGGGATACGCTGATGGGCGAGTCCACGGGCGGCGCCACCATCTTTGGAGTGACCGGGGGCGTCATGGAAGCGGCCTTGCGCTATGCCTATCAAGCCGTCACCAGCAAGAAACCGGAGACCTGGGACTTTAAACTGGTGCGTGGGCTCGGTGGCCTCAAAGAAGGCACCGTTACCGTGGGGGACGTGAAGGTGAATGTGGCAGTGGTCCACGGGGCCAAGCGTTTCCGCGACGTGTGCGAAACCATCAAGTCCGGTAAGGCGCCATGGCATTTTGTAGAATTCATGGCCTGCCCGGGCGGCTGTGTTTGTGGCGGCGGTCAGCCCATTATGCCGGGTGTTCTCGAATCCATGGACCGCACCACGACCAAGTTTTATGCCGGTCTCAAGAAGCGGCTGCGCATGATGGCAGAAAATAAGGCCTAA
- the hydG gene encoding [FeFe] hydrogenase H-cluster radical SAM maturase HydG has protein sequence MKKSTPNFIDEQQIWQDIEAGKTASSKHALHIIEKAKTCTGLLPKEAAILLQNTDRDIDAAIFDAALHVKKRIYGNRFVLFAPLYITNECSNQCRYCGFNAKNKELIRKTLSKEDIRREVEALENIGHKRLLLVYGEHPKFGAQWIAETVHTVYAVTSQKSGEIRRVNINCAPLDVEGFRLLHEAGIGTYQCFQETYHQETYAAMHPAGRKQDYLWRLYALHRAQEAGIDDVALGALFGLFDSTFEVLGLLYHAAQLEKDFGVGPHTISFPRLEPALGSDIAFHPPHPVSDHQFKKIVAVLRLAVPYTGLILTTRERAELRKELLEVGVSQLSAGSRTYPGAYSDPEYNRPEVQQFCIGDNRSLDEVIGAIVREHGYIPSWCTACYRLGRTGEHFMALAKKGFIQDFCRPNAMLTFKEYLLDYASPATRQAGETLLAQELENYPDSHRKAALLQRFTRLEAGERDLYF, from the coding sequence ATGAAAAAGAGCACACCCAATTTCATCGACGAACAACAAATCTGGCAGGACATAGAAGCAGGAAAAACAGCATCATCCAAACATGCTCTCCATATTATTGAAAAAGCAAAGACATGCACGGGACTTCTTCCAAAAGAGGCGGCTATTCTGCTCCAAAATACAGACCGAGATATTGATGCGGCAATCTTCGATGCTGCGCTCCATGTCAAAAAACGTATCTATGGGAACAGGTTTGTTCTTTTTGCTCCGCTCTACATCACCAACGAATGTTCCAATCAGTGCAGGTACTGTGGATTCAACGCAAAAAACAAAGAACTTATCCGTAAGACTCTTTCTAAGGAAGATATTCGGCGAGAAGTCGAGGCATTGGAAAACATCGGGCATAAGCGTCTGCTTCTGGTATACGGCGAGCATCCCAAATTCGGTGCCCAATGGATCGCCGAGACCGTCCATACCGTCTATGCAGTAACATCACAAAAGAGCGGAGAGATCCGAAGGGTCAACATCAATTGCGCCCCCCTCGATGTCGAAGGCTTTCGCCTGCTCCACGAGGCAGGCATTGGCACCTATCAATGCTTCCAAGAAACCTACCATCAAGAAACCTATGCCGCCATGCATCCAGCGGGTCGCAAACAAGACTACCTCTGGCGTCTTTATGCCTTGCACCGGGCCCAAGAGGCCGGCATTGACGACGTAGCCCTTGGAGCGCTCTTTGGTCTTTTCGACTCCACCTTCGAAGTTCTCGGTCTGCTGTATCATGCGGCACAGTTGGAGAAAGATTTCGGCGTGGGGCCGCACACCATCTCCTTTCCTCGATTGGAGCCGGCGTTGGGCTCGGACATCGCTTTCCATCCGCCGCATCCCGTGTCGGACCACCAATTCAAGAAAATCGTGGCAGTACTGCGACTGGCCGTACCGTACACCGGCCTTATCCTCACCACGCGGGAGCGAGCGGAGTTGCGTAAGGAACTCCTGGAAGTCGGAGTATCCCAACTTTCTGCAGGCTCACGGACCTATCCTGGCGCCTACTCCGACCCCGAGTACAACCGGCCCGAAGTGCAGCAGTTCTGCATTGGCGACAACCGCTCCCTCGACGAGGTCATCGGCGCCATCGTGCGGGAACATGGCTACATCCCCTCCTGGTGCACCGCCTGCTATCGTTTGGGCCGCACCGGAGAGCACTTCATGGCTCTGGCCAAAAAGGGCTTCATTCAAGACTTCTGTCGCCCCAACGCCATGCTCACTTTCAAAGAATACCTCCTCGATTACGCATCCCCTGCCACCCGCCAGGCAGGCGAGACCCTCTTAGCCCAGGAATTGGAAAATTACCCCGACAGCCACCGCAAGGCCGCTCTCCTCCAGCGGTTTACCCGACTCGAGGCAGGAGAGCGTGACCTCTACTTCTAG
- a CDS encoding lyase family protein, whose translation MHAEAFWGPETAAALRNFGEGSTPAPLVRALAEVKLACLRAVQETERRWPDEVFAALEAACLEVAVGKHPERFPLPLMQGGAGTSLNMNMNEVLASLAGGLDPIEDINRYQSTNDVVPTAVTISLYRLLTEVEREVIELQEALVARERQFENLLMEGRTEMQSALPMTLGQVFGAWAGATERDRWRLNKLKERIRTIPLGGTAIGTCFSAPRSYIYAAERALRSITGLPLCRSQNLPDEISNLDAWAELANGFALCAVNLFKMCGDLLLYTSSMVGEMEHPRLQAGSSIMAAKTNPVILEHVRGLAVHVQGEAWKVGQYAAAGQLQLNPFLPHTYAALLSAGEALQWAIAAFRTRFLDGLRVNAARMERNLAGSLAMMNALTPKLGYHRVKALYEKAPSPPASLEELAALVARETGTPLDEVRSWLSPGHLAGMNGGNA comes from the coding sequence GTGCATGCTGAAGCCTTTTGGGGCCCGGAAACCGCCGCTGCGCTGCGAAACTTCGGAGAGGGCTCGACTCCGGCTCCCTTGGTGCGGGCATTGGCGGAGGTGAAGCTGGCCTGTCTGCGGGCGGTGCAGGAGACGGAACGGCGCTGGCCTGACGAGGTCTTCGCCGCGTTGGAAGCGGCTTGCCTCGAGGTGGCGGTGGGGAAACACCCGGAACGCTTCCCCCTGCCCCTCATGCAGGGGGGAGCGGGCACAAGCCTCAACATGAACATGAACGAGGTGTTGGCGTCGCTGGCGGGGGGGCTCGATCCCATTGAAGATATCAACCGCTACCAGTCAACCAACGACGTGGTGCCCACTGCGGTCACCATCTCCCTCTATCGTCTGCTCACGGAGGTGGAACGCGAGGTCATCGAGCTGCAGGAGGCGCTGGTGGCCCGGGAGCGGCAATTCGAGAACCTGTTGATGGAAGGGCGCACGGAGATGCAGTCCGCGCTGCCCATGACGTTGGGGCAGGTTTTCGGGGCCTGGGCGGGGGCGACGGAGCGCGACCGCTGGCGGCTGAACAAGCTCAAGGAGCGCATCCGCACCATTCCTCTGGGCGGCACGGCCATCGGCACCTGTTTTTCCGCGCCTCGGAGTTACATCTACGCGGCGGAACGGGCATTGCGAAGCATTACAGGGCTTCCCCTTTGCCGGAGCCAGAATCTCCCCGACGAGATCTCGAACCTCGACGCCTGGGCGGAACTGGCGAACGGGTTCGCCCTGTGCGCGGTAAACCTGTTCAAGATGTGCGGTGATCTGCTGCTCTACACCTCGTCGATGGTGGGGGAAATGGAGCATCCGCGCCTGCAGGCGGGGTCGTCGATCATGGCGGCGAAGACCAACCCGGTGATACTGGAGCATGTCCGAGGGCTGGCCGTGCACGTACAGGGCGAGGCCTGGAAGGTGGGACAGTACGCGGCCGCGGGACAGTTGCAGTTGAACCCTTTTCTCCCGCACACCTACGCCGCGTTGCTCTCGGCAGGCGAGGCGCTCCAGTGGGCCATAGCGGCCTTCCGCACGCGCTTTCTGGACGGTCTGCGGGTGAACGCGGCGCGCATGGAGCGTAATCTGGCAGGATCGCTCGCCATGATGAACGCTCTCACCCCCAAGCTGGGCTATCACCGGGTCAAGGCGCTCTACGAGAAGGCGCCGTCGCCTCCTGCGTCGCTGGAGGAATTGGCGGCCCTGGTGGCGCGGGAGACGGGCACGCCCCTCGACGAGGTGCGCTCGTGGCTTTCGCCCGGACATCTGGCGGGCATGAACGGAGGCAACGCATGA
- a CDS encoding FlgO family outer membrane protein, translating to MRALLLSVLLMVMVNSLAVASPCRTTSVTEAASSLAEQLASNLTLRLDRSQPVVPTVFVSLDDVETTSPLGRLLAERTADALAQWGFSLSEVRLRAQSLRISPTHGEFALTRQESALISPISAQAVLTGTYAPNGHILHVSARLIHATSHTVLSTADCELVLTPATRASMKPDPGSTHPSATLLSPANPADTRAIQSRLKELGLYRGKIDGIWGKHTQAAVDAFRRIRGIASTQKWDMATQQALLGS from the coding sequence ATGCGCGCCCTTCTCCTCTCTGTGCTCCTCATGGTGATGGTCAACTCCCTGGCCGTGGCTTCTCCCTGCCGCACCACCTCGGTGACCGAAGCCGCAAGCTCCTTGGCCGAGCAACTGGCCTCCAACCTCACCCTGCGCCTGGACCGCAGCCAGCCTGTGGTGCCTACGGTGTTCGTCTCCCTGGACGACGTGGAAACCACCTCGCCGCTCGGACGCCTGCTTGCGGAACGCACCGCCGACGCCCTGGCCCAATGGGGATTTTCCCTGTCCGAAGTGCGCCTGCGCGCCCAGTCGCTCCGCATCAGCCCCACGCACGGGGAATTCGCCCTCACCCGCCAGGAAAGCGCGCTCATCAGCCCGATATCCGCCCAGGCAGTACTCACCGGCACCTACGCACCCAACGGCCACATCCTCCACGTATCAGCGCGCCTCATCCACGCCACCAGCCATACCGTGCTCAGCACCGCGGACTGCGAACTCGTGCTCACCCCCGCCACCCGCGCCAGCATGAAGCCAGACCCCGGCAGCACGCACCCAAGCGCCACGCTCCTTTCCCCCGCCAACCCCGCCGATACCCGCGCCATCCAAAGCCGGCTCAAGGAGCTGGGGCTCTACCGCGGCAAGATCGACGGCATCTGGGGCAAACACACCCAAGCTGCCGTGGACGCCTTCCGGCGTATCCGGGGCATTGCCTCCACCCAAAAGTGGGACATGGCCACCCAGCAAGCCTTGCTCGGCTCCTGA
- a CDS encoding iron hydrogenase small subunit, with protein sequence MRIMEFTRRQFLKVGCIACGATLVSLRWTARAVAAAKTLKDYMLDRINGVYGADAGFKFRASQENPQVIKLYKDWLEHPNSHKAHQFLHMHFTDRSKGVKRLIAEGKYPNPRAKEFQGNTYPYE encoded by the coding sequence ATGCGTATCATGGAGTTTACTCGTCGTCAGTTTCTGAAGGTGGGGTGCATTGCCTGCGGCGCTACATTGGTGAGCTTGCGGTGGACGGCGCGGGCAGTCGCTGCCGCCAAAACCCTCAAAGACTATATGCTCGACCGTATCAACGGGGTATATGGAGCGGATGCCGGTTTCAAATTCCGTGCATCTCAAGAAAATCCTCAGGTCATCAAACTGTACAAAGATTGGCTGGAACACCCCAATAGTCATAAAGCCCATCAGTTCCTCCACATGCATTTCACCGATCGCTCTAAAGGCGTGAAGCGTCTTATCGCGGAGGGCAAGTATCCGAATCCGCGTGCCAAGGAATTCCAAGGAAATACCTATCCGTATGAATAA
- the hydF gene encoding [FeFe] hydrogenase H-cluster maturation GTPase HydF: protein MINTPLAEQVRIVLAGDRNSGKSSLMNNLFGKEISIVTDRPGTTTDPVTKSFELGPLGPVAFSDTAGLDDDEPDGAIGAHRRRRTEELLREAHLVLLVTPGDRPLSLSEKALLEAIRGSGRPVVAALTFADRPTDASKVEALRDLPHAAVDNLSGRGVTELRKLLIRMAEGIDPEMTPVEGLVQEGDLVLLVIPIDLAAPKGRLILPQVETIRDLLDRDCGVLMVKERELYEFYRALPRRPKLVICDSQVFSKVAADVDADQPLTSFSILFGRKKGDLAAYVRGVRALGQVPPGARILVLESCSHHRQADDIGTVKIPRLFKQLVQQDAHFSFARELPPDEELKEFFMVINCAGCMASRLKIMHRLHTMQRLGVHTLNYGFFLAWANGLLPRALEPFPYEHAVFLRGA from the coding sequence ATGATCAATACGCCGTTGGCGGAACAGGTGCGCATCGTGCTGGCCGGAGACCGAAACAGCGGCAAGTCGTCGCTGATGAACAACCTCTTCGGCAAGGAAATTTCCATCGTCACCGACCGGCCGGGCACGACCACGGATCCGGTGACCAAGAGCTTCGAGCTGGGGCCGCTGGGCCCTGTAGCCTTCTCGGACACGGCGGGGCTCGACGACGACGAGCCCGATGGCGCGATCGGCGCACACCGTCGCCGCCGCACCGAGGAACTCTTGCGCGAAGCACATCTGGTGCTCTTGGTGACGCCGGGGGATCGTCCCCTGTCGCTTTCCGAGAAGGCGTTGCTGGAGGCGATTCGAGGCTCGGGACGGCCCGTGGTGGCGGCGCTCACCTTCGCCGATCGGCCGACGGACGCGTCGAAGGTCGAGGCGTTGCGGGATCTGCCCCATGCGGCGGTGGACAATCTCTCGGGGCGTGGGGTGACGGAGCTGCGCAAGCTGCTCATCCGGATGGCTGAGGGGATCGACCCTGAGATGACACCAGTGGAGGGGTTGGTGCAGGAGGGGGATCTGGTGCTGTTGGTGATCCCCATTGATCTCGCGGCGCCCAAAGGCCGGCTGATTCTGCCGCAGGTCGAGACGATCCGTGATTTGCTGGACCGGGATTGCGGGGTGCTGATGGTGAAGGAGCGGGAGCTTTACGAATTTTATCGAGCCCTCCCGAGGCGGCCGAAGCTCGTGATCTGCGACAGCCAGGTGTTCAGCAAGGTGGCGGCGGACGTTGATGCGGATCAGCCGCTCACAAGCTTTTCGATTCTCTTCGGGCGGAAGAAGGGGGATCTGGCGGCCTACGTGCGGGGCGTGCGGGCCCTTGGGCAGGTGCCGCCGGGGGCGCGGATTCTGGTGCTGGAGTCATGCAGCCATCATCGGCAGGCCGATGACATCGGCACGGTGAAGATCCCCCGGCTCTTCAAGCAGTTGGTGCAGCAGGACGCGCACTTTTCCTTCGCTCGGGAGCTGCCGCCCGACGAGGAACTCAAGGAGTTTTTCATGGTGATCAATTGCGCGGGGTGCATGGCGAGCCGCCTGAAGATCATGCACCGGCTGCACACCATGCAGCGCTTGGGCGTGCACACGCTCAATTATGGGTTCTTTCTGGCCTGGGCCAACGGCCTGCTCCCCCGGGCATTGGAACCTTTTCCCTATGAGCATGCGGTCTTCCTTCGGGGGGCATAG
- a CDS encoding TM1266 family iron-only hydrogenase system putative regulator, with protein sequence MMEKRIGIIGIFIRERKNAAPEVNALLSEYAELIAGRIGLPFREKGIHVIGLIVEATTDEMGALTGKLGMVEGVRVKSFVA encoded by the coding sequence ATGATGGAGAAACGCATCGGTATCATTGGTATTTTTATCCGGGAGCGCAAAAATGCCGCTCCTGAAGTCAACGCCCTCCTCAGCGAATACGCAGAACTCATCGCCGGCCGCATTGGTCTTCCTTTTCGGGAAAAGGGCATCCATGTCATCGGCCTCATCGTCGAGGCGACCACCGATGAAATGGGCGCCCTCACGGGAAAACTGGGCATGGTCGAAGGCGTTCGCGTCAAATCATTTGTAGCGTAG
- the hydE gene encoding [FeFe] hydrogenase H-cluster radical SAM maturase HydE, translating to MRDYAACRSLDDLRAEANAACEAVWGNRVFVRGLVEISNHCAMDCLYCGIRCSNQRIARYRLFPEEIVALAREGYARGIRTFVLQGGEDPAFSTDDYCRMVEGVRNATGGEAAVTLSLGIRPRSHYAAFKNAGADRYLLRFETSDEALHTHLRGGVPYARRLQALFDLKELGFEVGSGFMTGLPGESETTFYNNILLCRELELDMVGVGPFIPHPDTPLRDAPAPSLEPTLQAVALVRLLLPYANIPATTAAGSVDPLGREKMLTSGANVLMPNLSPIEAKQRYRIYPGKICIDESSEACLEDIRQRVASVGKVLSFERGDSKSVELRRAC from the coding sequence TTGCGGGACTATGCAGCATGCCGGTCGCTGGACGATTTGCGCGCTGAGGCCAATGCCGCGTGCGAGGCGGTTTGGGGAAATCGCGTCTTCGTGCGGGGATTGGTGGAGATTTCGAATCACTGCGCCATGGACTGCCTGTACTGCGGCATTCGCTGCTCCAACCAGCGCATCGCCCGCTACCGCCTCTTTCCTGAGGAGATCGTTGCGCTGGCCCGTGAGGGGTATGCCCGGGGTATCCGCACCTTCGTGCTGCAGGGAGGCGAAGATCCCGCCTTCTCCACGGATGACTATTGCCGCATGGTGGAGGGTGTCAGAAACGCCACAGGCGGCGAGGCGGCGGTGACCTTGAGCCTCGGCATCCGCCCCCGAAGCCACTACGCGGCGTTCAAAAATGCGGGGGCCGATCGCTACCTGCTCCGCTTCGAGACCAGCGACGAGGCGTTGCACACGCATTTGCGCGGCGGCGTGCCCTATGCCCGGCGACTGCAAGCCCTGTTCGATCTCAAGGAACTGGGTTTCGAAGTGGGATCGGGCTTCATGACGGGGCTTCCTGGCGAGAGCGAGACCACGTTCTACAACAATATCCTGCTCTGTCGGGAGTTGGAGTTGGACATGGTGGGTGTGGGCCCTTTCATCCCCCATCCGGACACCCCCCTGCGCGACGCCCCCGCTCCGTCACTGGAGCCCACGCTTCAGGCGGTAGCGCTCGTGCGCCTGCTGCTCCCTTACGCCAACATACCCGCCACCACGGCGGCGGGGTCTGTGGACCCGCTGGGGCGTGAGAAGATGCTGACCTCGGGGGCCAATGTGCTCATGCCGAACCTATCGCCCATCGAGGCGAAGCAGCGCTATCGGATCTACCCGGGCAAGATCTGCATCGACGAAAGCAGCGAGGCCTGCCTGGAAGACATACGACAACGCGTCGCCTCCGTTGGGAAGGTGCTTTCCTTCGAGCGCGGCGACTCCAAAAGCGTGGAGTTGCGCCGTGCATGCTGA